From one Aeropyrum camini SY1 = JCM 12091 genomic stretch:
- a CDS encoding adenylate kinase family protein produces MLILVTGTPGTGKTSVGRLIARETGCRFVESSPLLEALGATSRDPTGRATLMVEWSAAVDRLRSLDIGCWVVSTVTPSLWLESLGLEVALVVLLRTNPLLLEERLEARGWPRGKVVENVVAEAFGEIAWELVEYGFESATIEVDTSLRSPRDVAREVFDRAERWDTGISIDWFESVEVASRVAELLGRGYLSEYRVS; encoded by the coding sequence TTGCTGATCCTTGTTACTGGCACCCCCGGCACCGGTAAGACTAGTGTCGGCCGTCTCATAGCTAGGGAGACGGGGTGCAGGTTTGTAGAGTCCTCCCCCCTCCTAGAGGCCCTCGGCGCTACTTCTAGAGACCCTACTGGCAGGGCTACCTTGATGGTTGAGTGGAGTGCTGCGGTCGACCGTCTTAGGAGCCTGGATATCGGGTGTTGGGTCGTCTCAACGGTAACCCCCTCACTCTGGCTGGAGTCTCTTGGCCTTGAGGTGGCGCTAGTGGTGCTTCTCAGGACAAACCCTCTACTGCTTGAAGAGAGGCTAGAGGCGAGGGGGTGGCCTAGGGGTAAGGTTGTGGAGAATGTTGTTGCAGAAGCTTTCGGGGAAATAGCATGGGAGCTGGTGGAGTATGGGTTTGAGAGTGCGACCATCGAGGTGGATACAAGTCTCAGGAGCCCGAGGGATGTTGCCAGAGAGGTTTTCGACCGGGCCGAGAGGTGGGATACTGGTATCAGTATCGACTGGTTTGAGAGCGTGGAGGTGGCCAGCAGGGTTGCAGAGCTACTTGGGAGGGGTTATCTTAGCGAGTACCGGGTATCCTAG
- the dnaG gene encoding DNA primase DnaG, translating to MKYLIRARLEVDGRVEKHDVIGAIFGQTESLLGSDFSLEELQNKDKLGRIHVELKYQGTKTVGTISVPSNLSRVETAIIAAMLETIDKIGPYPAKITIEEIRDLRLERLEKIKQRARELLKLMKEKEPDIREVIREVLQEEHAKAQVAKLIEYGPERLPAGPGVEKADTIIVVEGRSDVNTLLRYGYTNVIALGGAREKVPETIRRLAEQKKVILFVDGDRGGELILKNVLPQMKVDYVARAPEGREVESLTGREIAQALSQMKPAEIVARELGIEAAAPEKPAGEAMKPGEEAAAEAKEAKPVAEPREEKAEKPPEERPPTVKFTIPKAVLEAAKELRGTLEAIVYDKEWREIERLKVRELYDYISKSEPGRIYAVVFDGIITQRLLDIASEKGVGIIIGNRIGNKITHKPTNVKFLTFSDLF from the coding sequence ATGAAGTATCTTATCAGGGCTAGGCTGGAAGTTGACGGTAGGGTTGAGAAGCATGATGTAATAGGCGCCATATTCGGCCAGACAGAGAGCCTCCTGGGGTCGGACTTCAGCCTGGAGGAGCTCCAGAATAAGGATAAGCTGGGCAGGATCCACGTAGAGCTTAAGTACCAGGGGACTAAGACGGTCGGCACTATATCGGTTCCTAGCAACCTAAGCAGGGTGGAGACAGCGATAATAGCCGCGATGCTGGAGACCATAGACAAGATAGGCCCCTACCCGGCTAAGATAACAATCGAGGAGATACGGGACCTCAGGCTGGAGAGGCTGGAGAAGATAAAGCAGAGGGCCCGCGAACTCCTTAAACTTATGAAGGAGAAAGAGCCTGACATAAGGGAGGTGATAAGGGAGGTTCTGCAGGAGGAGCACGCCAAGGCTCAGGTGGCGAAGCTCATCGAGTACGGCCCCGAGAGGCTGCCGGCCGGCCCCGGCGTCGAGAAGGCTGACACGATAATAGTGGTCGAGGGGAGGTCGGACGTTAACACTCTTCTCCGCTACGGTTACACCAACGTTATAGCCCTCGGCGGCGCCAGGGAGAAGGTGCCCGAGACCATAAGGCGGCTGGCCGAGCAGAAGAAGGTTATCCTCTTCGTCGACGGGGATAGGGGAGGGGAGCTTATACTGAAGAACGTCCTGCCCCAGATGAAGGTGGACTATGTTGCTAGGGCGCCTGAGGGGAGAGAGGTAGAGAGCCTCACGGGGAGGGAGATCGCCCAGGCTCTCAGCCAGATGAAGCCTGCTGAGATAGTTGCCAGGGAGCTGGGAATAGAGGCGGCAGCCCCGGAGAAGCCCGCCGGGGAGGCTATGAAGCCTGGGGAGGAGGCGGCAGCCGAGGCTAAGGAGGCTAAACCCGTTGCAGAGCCTAGGGAAGAGAAGGCTGAGAAACCCCCCGAGGAGAGGCCGCCCACCGTCAAGTTTACCATACCTAAAGCCGTGTTAGAGGCGGCTAAGGAGCTCAGAGGCACGCTGGAGGCTATAGTCTACGATAAGGAGTGGAGGGAGATAGAGAGGCTGAAGGTTAGGGAGCTTTACGACTATATAAGCAAGAGCGAGCCCGGGAGGATATATGCTGTGGTGTTCGACGGCATTATAACCCAGAGGCTCCTCGACATAGCCTCCGAGAAGGGCGTCGGCATAATTATAGGCAACCGGATAGGAAACAAGATAACCCACAAGCCCACCAACGTGAAGTTCCTGACTTTCAGCGACCTCTTCTAA
- a CDS encoding DNA-directed DNA polymerase gives MPGSGATLVSFQLLDVSYEMRGSTSVIILWGRGADGSRIVIFYSEFRPYFYVLPDGSVGLDQLTAMIRRLSKPSSPIISVERVRRRFIGREVEALKVTTMVPASVREYREAVRRLGGVGDVLEADIPFALRFIIDFNLYPMRWYVAEARETAVPHGYSVDKAYVLSGSIREDESRVQEDPLKGLRVLAFDIEVYSKMRTPDPKKDPVIMIGLQQAGGEVEILEAEDRSDRRVITGFVERVREADPDIIVGYNQNRFDWPYLVERARVLGVKLTVGRRNVEPQPGLYGHYSVSGRLNVDLLDFAEELHEVKVKTLEEVADYLGVVKTEERVTLEWWQIGEYWDDPSKREILRRYLRDDVRSTMGLAEKFLPFGAQLSQVSGLPLDQVMAASVGFRLEWRLIREAAKLGELVPNRVERGEGRYAGAIVLRPKPGVHENIAVLDFASMYPNIMVKYNVGPDTLVRPGEEYSEDEVYIAPEVGHKFRKTPPGFFKKILERFLSWRRQIRGEMKKYTPDSPEYKLLDERQKAIKLLANASYGYMGWPHARWYCRECAEAVTAWGRSIIRTAIRKAGELGLEVIYGDTDSLFVKNDPEKVDRLVRFVEEELGFDIKVDKVYKRVFFTEAKKRYVGLTVDGKIDVVGFEAVRGDWSELAKETQFKVAEIVLKTGSVDEAVEYVRGIIEKLRRGQVDLRKLVIWKTLTRPPSMYEARQPHVTAALLMERAGIKVEPGAKIGYVVTKGSGPLYTRAKPYFMASKDEVDVEYYVDKQVVPAALRILQYFGVTEKRLKGGGRQSTLLDFMKRGK, from the coding sequence TTGCCGGGTTCTGGAGCGACGCTTGTTTCATTCCAGCTCCTAGACGTTTCCTACGAGATGAGAGGATCCACATCCGTCATCATTCTCTGGGGGCGGGGGGCCGACGGGTCTAGGATTGTGATTTTCTACAGCGAGTTCAGACCCTATTTCTACGTTCTGCCGGACGGCAGTGTAGGGCTGGACCAGCTTACCGCTATGATAAGGAGGCTCTCAAAACCCTCTAGCCCTATAATCTCGGTTGAGAGGGTTAGGCGGAGGTTTATAGGTAGGGAGGTGGAGGCTCTCAAGGTTACAACCATGGTTCCCGCTAGTGTCAGGGAGTATAGAGAGGCTGTTCGCAGGCTGGGGGGCGTTGGGGATGTCCTCGAGGCCGATATACCATTCGCCCTCAGGTTCATCATAGACTTCAACCTATACCCTATGAGGTGGTATGTGGCTGAGGCTAGAGAGACTGCCGTCCCACACGGGTACAGTGTAGACAAGGCCTACGTCCTCTCAGGGAGTATACGTGAGGACGAGTCAAGGGTTCAGGAGGACCCGCTGAAGGGCTTGAGGGTTCTAGCGTTCGACATAGAGGTCTATAGCAAGATGAGGACGCCGGATCCCAAGAAGGATCCTGTGATAATGATAGGGTTGCAACAGGCTGGAGGGGAGGTTGAGATCCTAGAGGCTGAGGACAGGAGCGATAGGAGAGTTATAACAGGGTTTGTCGAGAGGGTTAGAGAGGCCGATCCAGACATTATAGTCGGCTACAACCAGAACAGGTTCGACTGGCCCTACCTGGTTGAGAGGGCTAGGGTCCTCGGCGTGAAGCTAACTGTGGGGAGGAGGAATGTGGAGCCTCAGCCTGGCCTCTACGGACACTACTCCGTCTCGGGCAGGCTGAACGTCGACCTCCTAGACTTCGCGGAGGAGCTGCACGAGGTCAAGGTTAAGACTCTCGAGGAGGTTGCCGACTACCTGGGCGTCGTGAAGACGGAAGAGAGGGTGACGCTGGAGTGGTGGCAGATTGGCGAGTATTGGGACGACCCGTCCAAGAGGGAGATACTCAGGAGGTATTTGAGGGACGATGTCAGGAGCACCATGGGTCTAGCGGAGAAGTTTCTACCCTTCGGGGCACAGCTCTCACAAGTCTCTGGACTCCCCCTTGACCAGGTTATGGCTGCCAGCGTTGGCTTTAGGCTGGAGTGGAGGCTTATACGCGAGGCCGCGAAGCTCGGCGAGCTAGTGCCAAACAGGGTTGAGAGGGGCGAGGGCAGATATGCGGGCGCCATAGTACTCAGGCCCAAGCCCGGGGTTCACGAGAACATAGCCGTGCTAGACTTCGCGAGCATGTACCCGAACATAATGGTAAAGTACAACGTGGGCCCCGATACACTGGTCAGGCCTGGGGAGGAGTACAGCGAGGATGAGGTGTACATAGCGCCTGAGGTAGGGCACAAGTTCAGGAAGACACCGCCAGGCTTCTTCAAGAAGATACTGGAGAGGTTTCTAAGCTGGAGGAGGCAGATCAGGGGTGAGATGAAAAAGTACACGCCTGACAGTCCCGAGTATAAGCTCCTGGACGAGAGGCAGAAGGCTATAAAGCTCCTCGCCAACGCGAGCTACGGCTACATGGGATGGCCCCACGCTAGATGGTATTGTAGAGAGTGTGCCGAGGCCGTTACTGCGTGGGGCCGTAGTATCATTAGGACGGCTATTAGGAAGGCTGGTGAGCTGGGGCTTGAGGTTATATATGGCGATACTGACAGCCTCTTCGTTAAGAACGATCCCGAGAAGGTGGACAGGCTGGTAAGGTTTGTCGAGGAGGAGCTGGGTTTCGATATTAAGGTCGATAAGGTTTACAAGCGGGTGTTCTTCACCGAGGCTAAGAAGAGGTACGTAGGGCTTACTGTAGACGGAAAGATAGACGTTGTGGGCTTCGAAGCCGTTAGAGGCGACTGGAGCGAGCTAGCGAAGGAGACACAGTTCAAGGTCGCCGAGATAGTCCTCAAGACGGGTAGCGTAGACGAGGCTGTGGAGTATGTTAGGGGGATTATAGAGAAGCTCAGGAGGGGCCAGGTGGACTTGAGGAAGCTCGTCATCTGGAAGACCCTAACCCGGCCTCCATCCATGTACGAGGCCAGGCAGCCCCACGTAACTGCGGCCCTGTTGATGGAGAGGGCCGGCATAAAGGTGGAACCTGGAGCTAAGATAGGGTACGTGGTGACTAAGGGCTCGGGCCCGCTCTACACCAGAGCGAAGCCCTACTTCATGGCTAGCAAGGATGAAGTTGACGTCGAGTACTACGTGGACAAGCAGGTGGTGCCGGCTGCGCTGAGAATACTGCAGTACTTCGGGGTGACTGAGAAGAGGCTCAAGGGGGGAGGGAGGCAGAGCACCCTCCTCGACTTTATGAAACGGGGGAAATAA
- the tmk gene encoding dTMP kinase encodes MRIVALEGIDGSGVSTHSKLLHGKLVEAGVPSCLWKEPTEGPVGGLIRGFLRGAGGAVDSDVMALLFAADRLWGLRLGVAERCGGRPEVLVVDRYKYSSLAYQGISSGLEWVDAINSKAPEAEVLVYIDVPPEVAMRRITARGRREVFETPDFLSRVKTMYEEVLRLASGRGVRVVRVEGVRGGVERSIEDVQSEIAARVFEALGLPGP; translated from the coding sequence ATGAGGATAGTAGCCCTTGAAGGAATAGACGGCTCCGGAGTCTCCACACACTCCAAGCTTCTCCACGGGAAGCTTGTGGAGGCTGGCGTCCCGTCATGCCTCTGGAAGGAGCCCACTGAGGGGCCAGTCGGCGGGCTGATAAGGGGGTTTCTGAGGGGTGCAGGCGGGGCTGTTGACAGCGATGTTATGGCCCTGCTGTTCGCCGCCGACAGGCTCTGGGGGCTGCGTCTAGGCGTGGCCGAAAGATGCGGGGGGCGGCCTGAGGTCCTAGTGGTGGATCGTTACAAGTACAGCAGCCTAGCCTACCAGGGCATAAGCTCCGGGCTAGAGTGGGTTGACGCGATCAACTCCAAGGCGCCTGAGGCTGAGGTATTGGTGTACATAGACGTTCCGCCCGAGGTTGCCATGAGGAGGATAACAGCCCGCGGGAGGAGGGAGGTTTTCGAGACCCCCGACTTCCTATCCCGAGTCAAGACCATGTACGAGGAGGTCCTGAGGCTCGCCAGCGGCCGAGGCGTTAGGGTGGTGAGGGTTGAAGGGGTCAGGGGAGGGGTGGAGAGAAGTATTGAGGATGTGCAGAGCGAGATAGCTGCCAGGGTTTTCGAGGCCCTAGGGCTTCCGGGGCCCTAG
- a CDS encoding carbohydrate kinase family protein yields MVLPGPGVQTHIAVGNINLDISLSVDRLPGPEEVVFARDAWIGVGGAATNYAIAVAFLGQKPVLVAVAGREMERLGVVDMLKSRGVDVSRVRTVDRPSGVVVVMVVASDSHRSMVSMRGANEELLKYIEEEPLEGAGGECHVHMASVPPQALDYAPRGCTLSYDPGGEAFKRPKSLWNRLQRVDWMFINTSELRGMSGNGDLEAASRLLESGLRRLVLKHGRGGATVIERGLCLTLDRTPVLEPIDVTGAGDAFDAAFNIAVKAGWGIGGALRLAVAAGSAKVLKRGSSNMPTAAEVLAMLPRVASPRECSLG; encoded by the coding sequence ATGGTTCTACCCGGGCCTGGCGTGCAGACGCACATAGCGGTAGGCAACATCAACCTGGACATTAGCCTCTCCGTCGACAGGCTTCCAGGGCCAGAGGAGGTTGTGTTCGCCCGTGACGCGTGGATAGGCGTGGGCGGGGCGGCCACTAACTATGCCATAGCGGTCGCCTTTCTAGGCCAAAAGCCCGTTCTGGTTGCTGTTGCTGGCAGGGAGATGGAGAGGCTCGGCGTGGTGGACATGCTGAAGAGCCGGGGGGTGGATGTATCGAGGGTTAGGACAGTTGACAGGCCCTCCGGCGTTGTCGTTGTTATGGTTGTGGCTAGCGACTCTCACAGGAGCATGGTGTCGATGAGGGGTGCCAACGAGGAGCTGCTCAAATATATCGAGGAGGAGCCTCTTGAGGGGGCGGGGGGCGAGTGCCATGTGCATATGGCCAGCGTGCCCCCCCAGGCTCTCGACTACGCACCAAGAGGGTGCACCCTAAGCTACGACCCAGGCGGTGAGGCTTTCAAGAGGCCGAAGAGCCTGTGGAACAGACTCCAGAGGGTGGACTGGATGTTCATAAACACCTCGGAGCTGAGGGGGATGAGCGGTAACGGCGACCTGGAGGCTGCTAGCAGGCTCCTGGAATCTGGGCTGAGGAGGCTGGTGCTGAAGCACGGTAGAGGCGGTGCCACTGTAATCGAGAGAGGCCTCTGCCTTACGCTAGACAGGACGCCGGTGCTAGAGCCGATCGATGTGACCGGGGCTGGAGACGCCTTCGACGCAGCCTTCAATATCGCTGTAAAGGCTGGATGGGGTATTGGGGGGGCGCTTAGGCTGGCTGTGGCTGCAGGATCTGCTAAGGTGCTTAAGAGAGGTAGCAGTAACATGCCTACGGCTGCAGAGGTCCTGGCTATGCTTCCCAGGGTTGCCTCTCCTCGGGAGTGCAGCCTAGGCTAG
- a CDS encoding aconitase X swivel domain-containing protein, translating to MEVLRFRSRPIVGGEAEGPAVVIGSLSFYGEVDPETGATSSGKSLAGKVAVIRRSRGSTVGSYVIYALKENGVAPLAILMEKAEPIVIAGCVLAGIPLYDGLPPEFFERVRDGDRLRVYSDGLVEILGPRKP from the coding sequence GTGGAGGTCCTCAGGTTCAGGTCGAGGCCCATAGTCGGGGGGGAGGCTGAGGGCCCGGCTGTTGTTATAGGTAGCCTAAGCTTCTACGGCGAGGTGGATCCCGAGACCGGGGCTACCAGCTCCGGCAAGAGCCTCGCCGGGAAGGTTGCCGTTATCAGGAGGAGCCGGGGGAGCACAGTGGGTAGCTACGTGATCTACGCCCTAAAGGAGAACGGGGTAGCCCCGCTGGCCATACTCATGGAGAAGGCGGAGCCCATAGTTATAGCGGGCTGCGTGCTAGCAGGCATACCCCTCTACGATGGACTCCCCCCGGAGTTCTTCGAGAGGGTTAGGGACGGGGACAGGTTGAGGGTTTATAGCGATGGTCTCGTCGAGATCCTAGGGCCCCGGAAGCCCTAG
- a CDS encoding ROK family protein translates to MAVDIGATWVRMALVRDGVIEGLKRERNPGTEEGLARVLSSLARELAVGRGEVGSVGVASIGPLDLQKGYIVGSPNIKSHIIRLSTLLKRLFPRSRVAIANDAVAAAWGEYLLGVRAGTPDLGYITMSTGVGGGFVVGGRLLLGSRGNAHEVGHMVVDMWWEGGRCGCGGVGHWEAIAGGRWIPRTSQVLARGWRGAETRLYRAALEGRVGSAKEVFDAAAGGDDFALHVVDYVARASAAGIASAKAAYDVDVVIIGGSVYLNNRRLLKPLIEKHLEAYSPFSSKIDVVDASFGENEGIMGAYAIAYRKPEDLPLF, encoded by the coding sequence GTGGCTGTTGATATTGGCGCTACATGGGTTAGGATGGCTCTTGTCAGGGATGGTGTTATAGAGGGTCTTAAGCGGGAGCGCAACCCCGGTACGGAGGAGGGTTTAGCCCGCGTTCTCAGCAGCCTGGCCAGGGAGCTAGCCGTCGGGAGGGGTGAAGTTGGGAGTGTGGGTGTCGCCTCCATAGGACCGCTGGACCTCCAGAAGGGCTACATTGTTGGCAGCCCTAACATTAAGTCGCATATAATACGTCTTAGCACCCTGCTCAAACGGCTCTTCCCAAGGTCTAGGGTGGCTATTGCCAACGATGCTGTTGCAGCCGCCTGGGGCGAATACCTCCTGGGCGTTAGGGCGGGGACTCCTGACCTTGGCTACATAACCATGAGCACGGGCGTGGGGGGAGGCTTCGTGGTAGGCGGGAGACTCCTGCTCGGGTCTCGGGGCAACGCGCATGAGGTGGGTCATATGGTTGTCGACATGTGGTGGGAGGGGGGTAGGTGTGGCTGCGGCGGTGTAGGGCATTGGGAGGCTATTGCCGGGGGGAGGTGGATACCCAGGACCTCCCAGGTCCTAGCCAGGGGCTGGAGGGGGGCGGAGACTAGGCTCTATAGGGCGGCTCTGGAGGGTAGAGTGGGGAGTGCTAAGGAGGTGTTTGACGCGGCCGCTGGGGGCGACGATTTCGCGCTACACGTGGTAGACTATGTAGCCAGGGCTTCGGCCGCTGGTATAGCGTCTGCGAAGGCGGCGTACGACGTGGACGTGGTTATTATCGGCGGCTCCGTCTACCTGAACAACAGGCGCCTACTCAAACCGCTTATAGAGAAGCATCTGGAGGCCTACTCACCATTCTCGTCAAAGATAGACGTCGTGGACGCGAGCTTCGGGGAGAACGAGGGTATAATGGGCGCCTACGCCATAGCCTATAGAAAGCCGGAGGACCTCCCCCTCTTTTAG
- a CDS encoding deoxyribonuclease IV gives MGIIRFGPAGKPVDFKGDIVKVPEFLRSIGLDALEYEAVRGVKISEAKARRLGEAARENGVTLSMHAPYYVNLSSPDSSVVERSIKRLYDSMVASEWMGSYAVVVHPGYYKGLKSREEAVKRVIDALNRLVESLPSWVKTPWIAPETMGKQSQVGSLEETVEICLNTPRCRPCVDWAHLYARAEGMFVTSVDQVVKAIEYIESNLGKTAVDPLHTHFSKIEYGRGGERMHHTLREEGYGPDWRVVCKAYKETGIDAVVISESPILEKDALLMKAICQGGEPG, from the coding sequence TTGGGCATTATACGATTCGGCCCTGCGGGCAAGCCTGTGGATTTTAAAGGGGACATAGTCAAGGTTCCAGAGTTCCTCAGGAGCATAGGTCTAGACGCCCTTGAGTATGAGGCCGTCAGAGGCGTCAAGATAAGCGAGGCTAAGGCGAGGCGACTGGGCGAGGCGGCCAGAGAAAACGGTGTCACGCTGAGCATGCACGCCCCCTACTATGTAAACCTCTCCAGCCCCGACAGCAGCGTGGTTGAGAGGAGTATAAAGAGGCTCTACGACTCTATGGTGGCGTCGGAGTGGATGGGAAGCTACGCGGTTGTGGTGCACCCGGGCTACTACAAGGGGCTAAAGAGCAGGGAGGAGGCTGTCAAGAGGGTTATAGACGCGCTGAACAGGCTCGTGGAGTCTCTACCCAGCTGGGTGAAGACCCCCTGGATAGCGCCCGAGACAATGGGGAAGCAGAGCCAGGTGGGGAGTTTGGAGGAGACTGTGGAGATATGCCTCAACACCCCCCGGTGCAGGCCCTGCGTTGACTGGGCCCACCTCTATGCCAGGGCCGAGGGGATGTTTGTCACAAGCGTGGACCAGGTTGTCAAGGCTATAGAGTACATAGAGTCTAACCTGGGCAAAACCGCCGTCGACCCCCTCCACACGCACTTCTCCAAAATAGAGTACGGTAGGGGTGGGGAGAGGATGCACCATACACTGCGGGAGGAGGGCTACGGCCCCGACTGGAGGGTGGTGTGTAAGGCGTACAAGGAGACGGGTATAGACGCTGTAGTCATCAGCGAAAGCCCGATACTCGAGAAGGACGCCCTCCTCATGAAGGCTATATGCCAGGGCGGAGAACCCGGTTGA
- the udp gene encoding uridine phosphorylase, translating into MGDERLRSAARPEGEEGLQYHLRVKRGDVARYVLLPGDPERTDLIARLWDEARLVAHHREYRTWTGRYKGVPISVTSTGIGSPSTAIAVEELLRVGAETFIRVGTMGGIRDDLRPGTLVIGSAAVRMEGTSGQYAPPGFPAAASYDVVAALVEAAETLGVRYKVGIVASTDSFYLGQGRPGFRGYMTPAASDVIPQLRSAGALGFEMEASALFTLSQLYGARAGCVCAVVANRVSGEFVVNAGVEDAARVASEAVAILARWDRERERRGKKWFYPGLACRRT; encoded by the coding sequence TTGGGCGACGAGCGTCTAAGAAGCGCCGCCCGGCCCGAGGGCGAGGAGGGGCTCCAGTATCATTTGAGGGTTAAGAGGGGCGACGTTGCCCGCTACGTTCTCCTCCCGGGAGATCCGGAGAGGACGGACCTGATAGCCCGCCTCTGGGATGAGGCCAGGCTGGTGGCGCACCATAGGGAGTACAGGACCTGGACCGGCCGGTACAAGGGTGTGCCGATAAGCGTGACGAGCACCGGGATAGGCTCCCCTAGCACGGCCATCGCTGTTGAGGAGCTGCTGAGGGTTGGGGCTGAGACCTTTATAAGGGTTGGCACCATGGGGGGTATAAGGGATGATCTTAGGCCTGGCACTCTCGTTATAGGGTCGGCGGCGGTTAGGATGGAGGGTACCAGCGGCCAGTACGCTCCCCCCGGGTTCCCCGCGGCGGCGAGCTATGATGTCGTGGCAGCTCTGGTGGAGGCTGCTGAGACGCTGGGGGTTAGGTATAAGGTCGGGATTGTGGCCAGCACGGACAGCTTCTACCTAGGACAGGGGAGGCCGGGGTTCAGGGGCTATATGACGCCGGCGGCTTCAGATGTGATACCGCAACTCAGGTCAGCGGGGGCTCTAGGCTTCGAGATGGAGGCGTCGGCCCTCTTCACCCTATCCCAGCTCTACGGCGCCAGGGCTGGGTGCGTTTGCGCTGTCGTAGCTAATAGGGTCAGCGGGGAGTTCGTCGTTAACGCTGGCGTTGAAGACGCAGCAAGGGTGGCTTCAGAGGCGGTGGCCATTCTGGCCCGCTGGGACAGGGAGAGGGAGAGGAGGGGTAAGAAATGGTTCTACCCGGGCCTGGCGTGCAGACGCACATAG
- a CDS encoding ATP-binding protein, producing the protein MYRDILSRAVDRVRDAPMHVRLLAVAFSAGALEVLTLGTYRLVLASSALAVAMAAARHRRGFTIAGVLGGLFRGEGGAGEGRGVGGVRLMEVRISRGGLEAASQVSRLILSRSRQSGSEYIVISSVYRGYSRVVVAVANDSPDELRVDFEVLSSIIASSVPGVQVAPLEAGEAGGLAREFSRLLGVRGSTPPLVAPASKPAAPPSPGGGSLLKIGVRLDTPTPEPLYLDRGDIEGHIGVFGSTGSGKTTTLSTIACGAADTGLPVVVADWHGEYRSILKGAGCRPRVIDPGREGGINPLSLDWDYSVKAALLSSALGLTEPQHYMLLKILEEREPRGLAELYSIIEALEENSRWDREVKRGLMRRLGPLASRAGRSLAEGEGPSLGGEGIYIVDTGSIRNVQLRKTYSILLAAYLQHKVLNRDIGPLMLVIDEAHNIFDGEESFPSVMMAESRKFGLYIALATQNPYLLPLRAVSNTNTKIIHSLRWWRDLESVASALSLPRETAARLPHLGRGEAVVYAPSLGYPVLAKITPPK; encoded by the coding sequence ATGTATAGGGACATCCTGTCTAGGGCTGTCGATCGGGTTAGGGATGCGCCTATGCACGTGAGGCTGCTCGCCGTAGCTTTCAGCGCGGGTGCACTCGAGGTCCTCACTCTAGGAACCTACAGGCTAGTGCTCGCTTCCTCAGCACTGGCTGTTGCAATGGCAGCGGCAAGGCACCGCAGGGGCTTTACTATTGCTGGGGTTCTCGGGGGCTTGTTTCGTGGGGAGGGCGGGGCTGGGGAGGGGCGTGGGGTTGGGGGGGTTAGGCTTATGGAGGTTAGGATAAGCCGTGGGGGGTTAGAGGCCGCGTCACAGGTCTCCAGGCTGATACTCTCTAGGTCGAGGCAGTCTGGGTCGGAGTATATTGTGATCTCCTCAGTATACAGGGGCTACTCCCGGGTGGTCGTAGCGGTGGCTAACGACAGCCCTGACGAGCTGAGGGTTGACTTCGAGGTTCTCTCCTCCATAATAGCCTCTAGCGTTCCCGGAGTCCAGGTTGCACCCCTGGAAGCTGGAGAGGCAGGGGGCCTGGCCAGGGAGTTCTCGAGACTCCTGGGTGTTAGAGGCTCTACACCACCGCTAGTGGCCCCGGCCAGCAAGCCGGCAGCCCCACCCTCCCCCGGTGGAGGTTCTCTCCTCAAGATAGGTGTGAGGCTCGACACCCCAACACCCGAGCCACTATACCTTGACAGGGGCGATATCGAGGGGCATATAGGGGTCTTCGGAAGCACGGGAAGCGGGAAGACTACCACGCTCTCCACGATAGCCTGCGGCGCCGCCGATACTGGGCTTCCTGTTGTTGTGGCCGACTGGCACGGGGAGTACCGGAGCATCCTCAAGGGGGCTGGCTGTAGGCCTAGAGTGATAGACCCGGGGCGAGAAGGCGGTATAAACCCCCTGAGCCTCGACTGGGACTATAGCGTTAAGGCGGCTCTACTGTCGAGCGCCCTCGGCCTTACGGAGCCACAGCACTACATGCTGCTCAAGATTCTTGAGGAGCGCGAGCCGCGGGGGCTGGCCGAGCTTTACAGCATAATTGAAGCGCTGGAGGAGAACTCTAGGTGGGATAGAGAGGTTAAGAGGGGGTTGATGCGGAGGCTCGGCCCTCTAGCAAGCCGTGCAGGCCGGAGCCTGGCTGAGGGGGAGGGGCCCTCCCTGGGGGGCGAGGGGATTTACATAGTGGACACGGGCTCTATAAGGAACGTGCAGCTGAGGAAAACCTATTCCATACTCCTCGCCGCATACCTCCAGCACAAGGTCCTCAACCGCGATATAGGGCCGCTCATGCTGGTCATAGATGAGGCCCACAACATTTTCGATGGGGAGGAGTCGTTCCCCTCCGTAATGATGGCCGAGTCTCGTAAGTTCGGCCTCTACATAGCCCTCGCCACCCAAAACCCCTACCTGCTCCCACTCAGGGCGGTGTCGAACACTAACACAAAGATAATCCACTCCCTCAGGTGGTGGAGAGACCTGGAGTCTGTGGCCTCGGCCTTAAGCCTCCCCAGGGAGACAGCAGCCAGGCTACCCCACCTAGGCAGGGGCGAGGCTGTCGTCTACGCCCCCAGCCTAGGATACCCGGTACTCGCTAAGATAACCCCTCCCAAGTAG